In the genome of Paramormyrops kingsleyae isolate MSU_618 chromosome 5, PKINGS_0.4, whole genome shotgun sequence, the window GATTTCACCTGTGGCTAATCTCCTTATTACTCCTGGACAGTCTCATCCATTCACCACACTTCCCCCTTGCCAGGAAAAAAAGACTCGTCCCCGAGTCAGTCCAACCCCAATTCAAAATCCTTCGTCCACACCGGCCGCCGCTTCTCCCGCCGCAGATGTCCTCGTCCTGAGAGGAGTGGCCGCACCATTTCCTCGGCCTCCATGTTGCTGTCCTTTTCACTCTGGTCTCCGACTCTCTCATCCCCACCAGTGATCCAATGTCCCTCTGGCTGGCCCTCTGCTGCTTGTAACCCTCGATCAGCTCCCATTACTTCCACCTCCTGCAACCTGGCCGCAGCTGCTGGTATACACGGTGGTGCCTCCCTGTCCACCTCCACCGGCTCGGACGACCTTGGCAGGGGTGTTGAATCCATAGATGGGTTACTGTCCAGAGGATCCTCCTTTTGCACACTGGATGGTTCCCCTGCAccagacaaacagacaaaagGTTTAAGCCTATTAAAATGCACTATTGTGTCCGAACCCCCTTCAGGCTGGCCCACTCTATAAAGGACATCAGAAATTACTTCCAACACCTTAAAAGGGCCCTTATAACGTCTCTGTAGTTTGGGACAACGGCCCCTCTTCCTCGCTTTATTCTGTACCCATACCTGCTCTCCCACAACATAGTGCTGATGATTTACTCTAAAATCATAAACCGCTTTTTGCTGTGCAGAGGCCCGTTCCTGGTGTCTCTTCACTGCCCCCACCACAGTAGACAACGTATCAGTGAGTGCCTTCACATACTCTGACACCGCCGAAAACCTCTCCTGATGACCCATATTCCACATCACATCCACAGGGAGAATGATCTCCCGACCAAATAACACCTTATATGGTGTGAACCCTGTGGACGCATGCACACTACTCCTGTAGGGCATAAGGACATACGGTAATAGAACATCCCAGTTCATCTGGTTGTCCTCCACGAACAATGCCAACATAGACAACAGGGTTCGATTGAATTTTTCCACCATCCCATTAGATTCAGGATGGTAGGGAGTAGGGATGCTCcttttgaccgtttaaccgttaaccgaaataattaattttgaccgaatattaatcagttaaacggtttaaaatgtttttatatatattttaattattagtagtagtatgaagttttgtggcatctcagctgaagatcgcttttcacgttctaaatacactgggtttgaatcggcgactgtgattacaggcacacaggcttagcccactgagccatgaacacaggtacgagctttgctgctgaaaatggaaacattggcgcaaagcttcagcggcagagacgtatccgtgtgctatattgttgccgatcggtgtaaacactacccagacatgtgctcttgttttatttcgggtacaatgggcgtattcacatatttctttatccaatactaactgtcagattatcatgttgttatcatgcgaatagcgcaatttgcaagtgggaaggcgatcagagctgcttcgagacgcagacacttaagtcagtcactcttgttctttctattcgtatcacgaagctataaaaatatatttagtttctacctatatatatatttgaaaagtagaccgtccaaggtttctgagggtgttttttaaatgtgtatatgataaaacctcgcagagttatttaaatggtttggcgaaatttctgtcagatcccgccggcgggaccgccgaccccagaggaatttaatattctaatctaatcagttaacggttaatgttcggttaacgaacggcggttgtcggttgggaaaattaatcgaaatgagcatccctagtAGGGAGATGTTCGCGTCTTCTGTATACAAAGCAACTGGCACATCTCTCTGAACAATGTAGATTCAAAATTTCTCCCTTGGTCAGAATGTATACTGCGTGGAGCCCCTAACCTACACACCCACTGCTCTACCAGGACTTTAGCCAACGATTCTGCTTCCTGGTTTGGCACGGCATAAGCCTCCGTCcattttgaaaaataatcacTCACCactaaaacatatttattttttagtggGGTTTCAGGCAAGGGACCCAATATGTCCACAGCCAGACGTTCCATAGGTCGGGATGTCACAGAGGGGTTCAGAGGAGCCCTAGGGGGAAGGCCATGAGATTTACGAGAGGCACAGTCCGGGCACGTTCTACAAAACTGCAGAACATCCCTAAACCACCCAGGCCAAAAGAAGCGATCCTTAACTTTAGCTTGTAATTTCTGAATTCCTAACTGCCCCCCTGTGGCAGTACTATGCAGCATTTGCAAAGCCACCGGTACCATGCTCCTAGGAAGCACCACCTGGGCCCCGGGGGCTGCATCAGAGTAACTTGGTGGGACCCGGACCAGCCGCTGGCCTTGTAACTGCAACTGGCCCCACACAGACTGGTATTTCTTCAACTCGGGATACTGCTGCCATATATCCACCCCACCCTGCAACCCCTGTATTAAACTAATAATTACACTAATCTCACCATCCTCCCTCTGTGCTTTACTCACTTCATCCTCCAACCCAAATTCCACCCCACCAGTCTGAGTTTGGGCCTCCACCCTTACTACACAAATACTGTCAGAGAGCCCTTTCTGCCCTGAAGAGGGGATAGGGGAGCTAGCCACAGCCACTTCCTCTGGCAATGCCTCAGGTAAGGACAAAGGCCTACGGGACAAAGCATCTGCATTAGTATGTAATTTCCCAGGGCGATGAATGATTTTATACTGGAATGCAGCCAGCTGCTCCACCCACCGAGCCAATTGTCCTTCTAGGCCCTGAAAATTATGTAGCCATCTCAGTGAACTATGGTCAGTGCGCAAGGTAAATTCCTTCCCCAATAAGTAATGTTTGAAATGCTTTGTGAAAAATACCATGCTCAACAATTCCTTCCTAGTGGCTGCATATTTCCTctcctttttggtcagtgccCTACTCGCATAAGCAACAACCCTTTCTACGCCCTCCTCACCCTCCTGGCATAACACTGCTCCAATGCCAAAGTCACTTGCATCCGTATCAAGAATGAAACGTTTATGAGGGTCAGGGTACGCCAAAACTGGTGCTGTAATCAAACTAGTCTTTAATTGTCGAAACGCCTCATCACACAACTCATCCCATTTAAATTTCCGTCCCTTTTCAGTTAACTGATGCAATGGCCTTGCCATGTCCGCAAAGCCCCTAACAAAACGGCGATAATAGGAGGCCAGCCCCAGAAAACTCTTAACATCTGTTTGAGTTTGAGGAACCGGCCAACTCCTCACAGCTTCCACCTTATCCTGGTCGGCCATAATGCCCTGAGC includes:
- the LOC111842857 gene encoding uncharacterized protein encodes the protein MMERWPALFTEREVFAEYTRIACKNLQSEFFGELDRHTPRLMKIFRSKTGTLGQTLSKLLEQVESRRNTNQTLDQDSEENNFEQIPVGILLVDNEDSPHCSSLIPVRPVSTAIIIEGGEPSSVQKEDPLDSNPSMDSTPLPRSSEPVEVDREAPPCIPAAAARLQEVEVMGADRGLQAAEGQPEGHWITGGDERVGDQSEKDSNMEAEEMVRPLLSGRGHLRREKRRPVWTKDFELGLD